ATGTCCAAAGGCTCATCACGCATAAAGCTGAAACCCCTGCCGCTTTCCTCCAGTTGATAAAGCGAAAGGCCTAAATCGAGTAAGATCCCGTCCACGCCCCTTGTGTTTGACTGGGAAAGCACTTCTGGAATATAAATAAAGTTTTCGTTAACAAATTGAACGTTTGATTTGAAATCACGGAGGTATCTGCGGGCGCTGGCAATGGCATCAGGATCTCTGTCCATCCCGATGAGAAAACCATTCGGACCAATGACTCGCAGAATCGCTTGGGCATGGCCACCTCCCCCTAAAGTGCCATCCACGTATGTCTTGCCAGGTGAGCAGCCAAGGTAGCCAATGACCTCCTTGACCATGACCGGGATATGGCGATATCGCATGGCTCTGTCGCTCACCCTAGAGCCCCAGTGCAGCAACCTCGTTTCTCATATCCTCTTTCTTCAAATCACTCTGGAACTTTGCATCTTCCTTCAACCATTTCTCTTGCGACCATATCTCAAAGTGATCCAATACACCTATCAGGACAACCTCTCTGTCCAGGCCCGCATACTGACGCACGACCGGTGGAATCACAATGCGACCCTGCTTGTCAGGAAGACAGTCAAAGGCGCCGCCTATGAAGATTCTCCGGAACCGCCGCATGTTCTCGCCTTTAACGGCCAGGTTGAGGATACGCTCTTCAATCTTTCGCCATTCTTCAAATGTATAACAAAACACGGCGCCATCCATCTTTGAGACCATAAGCCCGTTAACACTGCTCTGCTTCAACACATCTCGAAAACGGGTCGGAATAATCAATCGGCCCTTTGTGTCCAGATTATGAAAGGAGTTGCCCCGGAACATGTTCTGGCCCGCCTTCATTTGTATCCACTTTGGTCCACTTTGCACCACCCCTATATAAACCGAGATTTTGAATGTCAAGCAAAAAACGTGAAGAAAACTCACGATTTTTCAAATAATTCATGGCTACTAAGACAATCCCCGTCATATGGTATGGCGACAATACGAGCTACACTCTATGTAGGGATTGCCCTTAGTTTCCATCCAGAAATGGCCCTTTTCCGCAATCTCGGCGTCAATCTGCGGGATCGCTT
The Deltaproteobacteria bacterium DNA segment above includes these coding regions:
- the mraZ gene encoding division/cell wall cluster transcriptional repressor MraZ: MFRGNSFHNLDTKGRLIIPTRFRDVLKQSSVNGLMVSKMDGAVFCYTFEEWRKIEERILNLAVKGENMRRFRRIFIGGAFDCLPDKQGRIVIPPVVRQYAGLDREVVLIGVLDHFEIWSQEKWLKEDAKFQSDLKKEDMRNEVAALGL